GTGGCCTGCTCATTGGGAACCCAATTACTCATTTGGACTGCTTGGTAGACATGACTCTGCGTGTCTTGCGGCCGTTGCCAGAGGCGGATGTAGTCCTGTGGAGTCTCCAGGGTAACAAGCTGTGGGTTGTGGGTTATGGTAGTAGTCTGAGGGAGGCTGGCAGAATAAATGGCATGGGACCCTGGGCCGTGGGTCATAGAGAAAAGATTCATGCGGGGCTGATGGTGGTTTTCAGGAAAAAATCTGTAATAGAAGAAACATGTTACAGAGACATGGGTCTAGCAATGAGGCCCAAGAGACATAGTCTTGCTCATTAAGAGGTGCTCAAAGAAACTTTGGTTTGGGTAGTCAAATCAGGAGTCACTTGCTTGGACTCTCACTTTGGCCTGAATAAGACTCAATTCTCCAAAGTAAAGCAAATGGAAACACTGGGAAATTTAGTCATTTGTATCAAGTGGTattgttgctattatttggaCGGTCCTGCTTCTTTCAAGATGGTGATCTCTGTGTAAGTCACTTCACCGACTCCAAAGTCAGGGACTTGCCCTTCATCACCAAAGGAGCCCAAGACCCAGAGAGGCTGCAAGTCTGCTTTCTCCTCTAAGCCCAGGGCTCCCTCTATCACCCTAAACTTGAGGGTTGTGTGATAAACAGAGATTTCTGAGCATCATCCCAGACTCTGAATATGCACTTTCAATAACCTCCTCAGGTTGATTCTGATAATTAGGCCAGTGGGAAACATGGCATTAACCCATCCCACATGTCAGGGTCACTGTTCCTAAAGGAAGACCCAGAAGGACCTCAGGAGAGCTTTAGGTGACCCACTCAGAGACTGGCATtcatccaaaaataaatattgtgtgccaagactgtgcttccaccacCTTTCATTGCTAAGCAGAACcttctttttctggtattgagacCAAAGATTTTATCCCTGAGCAGAAACTGTTCCTGTCCTCATACTGCCTCCCAGgactttgtctttctgtgttcTTGGCTCTTTAGGTATCCAATGCCATATGGATTGTCAGCGCCATGGAGACCCCTTCACCTGTTCTACTGTGACCACAGGATCCCAGGAAAATGGACGCAGGGAGGTAGGAGCCAGGAGTTACTCAGCTGGGGACGCTCAAGACTTCCTGATAGACACCCTGTACTGTGAGACTGGGCTTGGCTAGAAGTCAAGCAATTTCAAGATTGGCATGCTACTTCCCTAGCTTGGAGACTTCCTGATCTAGCCTTCTTATTTTCATGGAGATACCTCTGTTCCATCAAGGCATGCTTGGCTATGGATCATGCCAGCAGAGGCAGCGAGGCCACAGAGGAGGATGAATTAGAACATGTTGCTTGGGATAGGGGACTTTGGGTGCCCATGGGCATGTCGCCCATGGTTTCAGGCGTGATGTCCAGCCACCATAGGAAAGCAGTGACCTCAGTCGTTATGACCATCTCGCAGCCTCCTTACCTGAATCTACCATTTTCTGGGCCATTGAAATTTTCAGCACGATAGTACCCAGAGGCATTGAAGTTCTCAGCACGGTAGTATCCAGGGGCATTGAGGCTTTCAGCACGATAGTAGCCAGAGGCACTGAGGTTTTCAGCACGATAATATCCAGGGGCATTGACACTTTCAGCACGATAGTAGCCAGAGGCATTGAGGTTTCCAGCACGATAATAGCCAGAAGGCTGCTGTTCAGCCACCATTTGGATAGGAATAAacatgggtggtggtggtggtggtggtggtggtggtggcggtcgtagaggtaggggtaggggtagggatAGGGGCATGAAGCCTTCGTTGTAGCGCAACATAGAGAAGCTAGGTTGGTTTGGCATGAATACATGCATTACTTGGTTCTCCCCGGTGGTATTATACTGTTGTGGCTGCTCgggcagcagcagtagctgctgctgctgctgctgctgctgctgctgctgctgctgctgctgctgttgttgctgctcctcctgctgctgttgctgttgcagctgctgctgttgctgttgcagctgctgctgttgttgttgcagctgctgctgcttcaccTCCTCCTGATTGGGCACCTGCATccacaggaaagagagaagagcaaCTCAGTGTCTGCCAGAGCCTCATACATGGAACAAACTCTCCATCCTCTGCGGCAGAAGACAACAGGAACACTTCCTCTCTGGGtgccctggtggtctggtgactCTCTGCTCCCAGCTGTGTGGTCCAGAACCCATGCACgcgcatgtgtgcatgtgcaccCAGGTACAGCTGGCCTGGACATTTTATCTCAGGCGAACGAACTGTACCCAACCGGGAAACCACCACTCCCACCAGAGAAACAGGGGAGCCCATGCTTTCATGAGAATGAACTCTGCTTTTGACTACAGCGATGAAAGTGGCCTGCTGTACCTGGGAAGAGGTATCAAAAGTCTGCTGAAGCTCCTCGGAGATCTGGGCAGAATGTGGTAAACATGAACCACCAACAGATGATGCCTCCGAAATATCAGAGAAGGGACTCTTCATTGCCTCAAAGCGTGGTTTCTTGGGCACTGGCTCCAGCAAATCAGGACTGTGAACATGGCCTGTGATGGATGGCAGTGCCTGTAAGGACACAGTATCACAAAGGTCTTACTCAGGGGCCATAGCTTTCCTTACGGCAGAAGACATGCTGGTCATAGAGCAAGACTGCACAGAAAGCCTTGGCCCATCTCAGCTCCTGCAACTAAAAGAAAAGGAGCAAAGCCCTAAGTCCCTGCAAAAGATCATTCCAGATGTGCCATGCTTCCCTGGAGGTAGTTTCCCTCACTACTAGCAGGCCCTATCGCCTAACCCCTTGAAGGCTGTCCAGGTCCCTTACTCATCTCCCTTTTGCCACTGGCATAGAACTGGTCTCTGACCTGTGACTTGGAGTCGTTCCTGTCTTGGAGCTGCTCCTTCAAAGTTTCCAGGGAACTCTTCTGGTTTTTTATTTCGGTTTGCAGTATCTGTGTCTTCTCGTTCAGCTGCTCCTGGAATTTCTTCATCATTTCCTCTTCCTGTCTCTTGATGTATGATGTGATATCCAGTGACAGCTGTAGTGGCTGTGGGGAGACATCACTATGGTTTATATATGGGGCCACCAGCTTCTCCAAATTCTACCACATTGTTTCATTCCCAAGCTTTGGCATAACTGAGAATGTGAACAACAACACCCCAACCCTGACTTCATTCACTTCTAGAAAGTGTGAAGAAATGTTAGGGAATCCAGAAATCCTATAATCAGAAAAGATTATGGGAAATGTTTAGTCTAATTTTTCCCCAAACATTGACTCGGAGACATGAAATAACCTTCCCACAGTCCTTAGTGAAAGAGTTAGAGTGTAGCAGGTCAGATCACAAATGAGACATGTGGAAACATCCATCAAAGCTCCTGCTAGTGATGCAGAAAGAAGACGGAGGCTCAATTCGCATTCCTTTCATGCAGGCATTCATCTAAGCACCATCAGAATCCACAGATATGACTTTCACACAACTATGGTGTCCACACACAACTGTGTGGAACACTCTCCCCTTAGCCCTGGAAATCTAATTTTAACTTGAGTATCAGCCTCAGATCTGCTGCTAAacaaatgtatgtgtgtgcttagtcactcagttgtgtctgactctttgtgaccccatggactggagcccgccaggctcttctgcccatggggattctccaggcaagaatactggagtgggttgccatgccctcctccaaaggatctttccaacccagggatcaaacccaggtctcccacattgcaggcagattctttacttcctgagccaccagggaaacccaagaatactggagtgggcagcctatcccttcttcaggggctttccccaacctaggaatcgaacctacattacaggcggattctttaccaactgaactaccagggaagcccaaacaaatgTATAggttaataaaattagaaactgtGTTTCAGGACAAACTAATGCTTTGCATTGGCAGGAAAGGGATGAGGCAAGTCACACTTGaaagggaagctgggaaaagaGCTTTGTGCAGACCATACACAATTAGGTGGCCAGGGAACTTAAAACACTGCTGCCAGGAGGCATGTTCTAAAGCACAGATTTGATTGGGGAAGTGACATGCTCAGATCAGTGTTGTAGAACATGCCTTTGGGGAGCAGTGTGGAAGATGAACTGACAGGACAAAGTCAGTCTGGAGCCAGAAAAAAACCTAGTGAAGAGGCAATAGAGTTAATTTAAGATAGAGATAACTGGGACCTGAAACAGATCAGAGACAGGAGACAGACAGGAAGAGTCAGGGGAGTGCCCAAGATGGAagagtaggaagaccctgagctcatcTGCTCCCGTGGGAGCACCAAAATTCTATCTACCAAGCAACTATTGATGAGAAAGATCTGAAGACCAGCACAAAAGATCTTCTACAACTACAGATCTTCTCTACAGAGAAGGAACCATGAAGAGGTGGGTAGCAAGAGTGGAGTTGAACGATAGTTCAGTCACATACCCTAGGGTAGATGACCCACAGACATGAGGACAATTACAATTGCAGAGGTTCTCCTGGGGTGTGAGAGGTCTGAGCCCCACATCAGACTTGCCAGGCTGAGGGTCCTGCCCAGGAAGCTGAGTTCCCAGatcatttggctttgaaggccagtgggacttACTTTCAGGAGAGCCAAGGGGCATAGGAAATAGAGATTTCACTCTTATAGGATGCACACAAAGTCTCACATGTTCCTGGACCCAGGGCAGAAGCAGTAACTGGATAAGAGGCTGGGTCAGACCCACCTGCTGATTGTGGACAGCCTCCCAAGAGGCAGAAGGCAACTGTGGCTCCCCCCAGGGACATAGACACTGACAGTAGCCATTTTTGGAGTTCATTCTCCTATGTGGACACTGGTGTTGGCAAGGGCCATTGTGGGATCCTCTCTCAAGCTTATTAGCCCTgggacccagccctgccctggcccaACAGTCTACAGGTGCCAGTTCGGAGATGCCTCTGGCCAAGCAAATAGCCATACAAGGATACAGGCCCACCCACCAACAGGTTGGCTGCCTCGGGACCACCTGAGGTTTCAGCTACCTCTGGACCTGACCCAATCCACCAGCAGGCTCAGGACATGGACTTTCCCACCAGTGAACTGCCACCACTCCTGGGACCTCCTGGGTCCCTACCCTACTCACTAGCTGGGCAACATCAGCTCTGGGACCCTGAGGGCTCTGCAGCCAGAAATATCAGGTCCCAGCTCCATTCACAAGGAGCTGGCACTGTCCCTTAACACCCTGGACCCCAGGCCAATCCACTGGCAGGAAGATACCAGCTCCAGGACCACAGTAGCCCTACAGATGGCCCTGTCAGGATCTCGTCGAAAGACATCACCAAAAAACTACTAGAATTTataaatgaatttggtaaagttgggGATACATTAATATATGAAAATCTGTTGCATTTGTATACATTAtcaacaaactatcagaaagataaatcagtaaaataatcccatttataattacatcaaaaacaataaaatccttaggaataaacctacctaaggagtttaaagacctgtactctgaaaactgtaagacactggtGAAATAAACTAAAGATGACATGAACAGATGGAAAGTTATACTGTACTCATAGATAGAAATAATgtcaaaatgaccatactactcgaggcaatgtacagattcaaaggaatccctatcaaaataccaatggaatttttcacagaagtagaacaaataattctaaaattgtgtatggaaacacaaaagacactgAATAGCCAAgacaatcttgagaaggaagaacaaaactggaggtaTGTttgctgacttcagactatactacaaagctactgtaatcaaaacagaatggtactgatgcaaaaacagacatatagatcaatggaacagaagagagaacCTTGAAATGCACCCACACTTATATGGgtaattaatttacaacaaaggtggcaagaatatacaatagagagaaaacagtctcttcaataagtgttgTTGGGAAAACTGTACAGCTACATGCCAAGGAATCTCacaacatacataaaaataaattcaaaatggagtaAAGAGTTAAATGTAAGCCCTGaagccataaaacttctagaagaaaacataggcagtatgcTCTTTGATATCAGTCTTAGTAATATTTTTTGATATGTCTccccaggcaagggaaacaaaagcaaaactaaacgaATGGGACTATGtcaaactaaaaagcctttggacagcaaaggaaactatcaacaaaattaaaaggctgCCCATaaaatgggagaatatatttgcaaaagaaaTACTGATaagtggttaatatccaaaatacacaaagaactgatACAATTCAAcatcaacaaacaaataaacagtcCCCAAATGGTCAGGGGATCGGAAcagatattttttccaaagaagacatacagattaccaagaggcacatgaaaagatggtcaacatcactaattatcagggaaacataaatcaaacccacaatgagatgTTATCTCACACCTGtgagaatggctattatcaaaaagacaacaagagaaaagggaactctcctgcattgttggtgggaatgtaaattggtatagtccCTAtgggaaaacaatatggagattcctcaaaaaatgaaaaatgaaaccagcataagatccagaaattccactcctggggatttatctgaagaaaagaaacacactaattaaaaaagatatatgtaaCCCTACgttcactgcagcgctatttacaatagccaagatatggaagctatataaatgtccatcaaatgacaaatgaataaagatggagcatacatatcaataacctcagatatgcagatgacaccacccttatggcagaaagtggagaggaactaaaaagcctcttgatgaaagtgaaagaggagagcgaaaaagttggcttaaagctcaacattcagaaaacgaagatcatggcatccagtcccatcacttcatgggaaatagatggggaaacagtggcagactttatttttgggggctccaaaatcactgcagatggtgactgcagccatgaaattaaaagacgcttactccttggaagaaaagttatgaccaacctagatagtatattcaaaggcagagacataactttgccgactaaggtccgtctagtcaaggctatggtatttcctgtggtcatgtatagatgtgagagttggactataaagaaagctgagtgccaaagaattgatgcttttgaactgtggtgttggagaagactcttgagagtcccttggactgcaaagagatccaaccagtccattctgaaggagatcagccctgagatttcttttgaaggaatgatgctaaagttgaaactccagtactttggccacctcatgcgaagagttgagtcattggaaaagactctgatgctgggaaggattgggggcaggaggagaaggggacgacagaggatgagatgggtggatggcatcacagactcgatgaacgtgagtctgagtgaactccgggagatggtgatggacagggaggcctggcatgctgtgattcatggggtcgcaaagagtcggacacgactgagtgactgaactgaactgaactgaactgatacatacaaTTGAGATTCCCAGGTAGCACAATGGTAAAGGACCTAtgcaccaatgcaggagatacaagagatgcaggttcaactcctgggttgggaagatctcctggggaaggaaatggcaatccactacagtattcttgcttggaaaactccatgaacagaggagccttgtgggctacagtccttgggatcacaaagagtcacacaccactgagcaactgagcacagcacagacatATAATTggaatattatatgttatatggaatatatatgttcagtcattaaaaggaatgaatctTTGTCATTTGCAGCATCATGGGTGGACCAATAGTGTATAATGCTAAGTTAACTTGGAAAGAGGGAGACAAACACATTGATTTCACTTAAAcatgaaaagtaaaaagcaaagcaaatgaaCAAGTAAGACAAATCAGAATCagagtcatagatacagagaacaaacaggtggttgccaaagggggcAAGAGTGAGGTATTAGAGGAAAAgatgaagagattaagaagtacaaactttcAGCTACAAATTAAATGAGTCACAGATGTGAAAAGTACCGTGTGGGGAACATAGTCAATAATTATATatctgtatggtgacagatgataactagacttattgtcgtgatcatttaaaaatgtataaaaatatcagaCCACTGTGTTGTataccaggaactaacatagcGTTCTAGGTCAATTACACtgcaaaaacaaactcatagacaaAGATCAGATTTGTGATTAGCACAGGtgagtgggggtggtggggaaatggatgaaggcagtcaaaagatacaaactccaagttaaagataaataagttacaaggatGTAACATACAACATGATAAAAATATAGCTAACACTATTGTATATTATACATGAAAGCTGTTAAGAGattaaatcctaagagttctcatcacaaggaaacaatcttttaaaatttcccttctccagcttttCTCCGTCTTCTGGTTATACTCCAGTCTGTCAGTCCATGGCACCCAGAAACAAGCCTATTACACTATCACAGGCAGAGCCAGGCTACACACATTGCTGATTATTTTGACCATTTTAAACAAAAGGTACATTTAAAgcttaaaaagaaattaactcaaagaagaagagaaagctaTCATCAGTGAAAGAAGAAGCACAACTTTCTAGCATGATAGGGACATAAACAAAGACAAATgtatttcttcagaaattttcttttaaatagctcAAAGAATTTTCAGAGCAGTCTAAAAATCCCTGAAAGGCAAGCAGACCACTTcaagtggagaaactgaggctcagggatgtGCCAAGGTCACAATGCTGGGTCCAAAAAACAGTTGTTTTCTAGCCCTTGCTTCTTCTCATTAGAAGAGGATACCATCTAATGAAGAGACTCACCTAATGCTTGGTAGTTTTTGCATACAattccacatgctgctgctgctgctgctaagttgcttcagtcgtgtctgactgtgcgaccccatagacagcagcccaccaggctcccccatccctgggattctccaggcaagaatactggagtgggttgccatgtgcttctcTACGTAACAGACCATAAACTCATTATCTTGGCTGCCAATCCTGGTGACAATAATCCTTTCTAATATAAAGATAACCACCCAAACCTGTGGTTATGTAGATAAATTTGGGTGTAGAACAACAACAGAGTCATGAATCCAGATGTTTTGATTTGGCCTTGAACCATACATTGGTGCTGACAGTTGAACCTGGGATATATCTAACATTCTGACAATTCACTGGGGAGATCTAGCTTGTGGTGCAGAAGTATTGGTATGGGTAGGCAGGAAAACCATCCTCCCATGGGACAGTTAGCATCTCCTCACAAATAACAAGCAGAGTGCTTAAAAACAGTGCCTTTTGTTAGTAAATTTCATATTTGACTCAAACTTTCAAGTACAGAGTGTCTTTGGATATTTCACATTAAAAGGAGAACAGTACTTCGTCTTACTTAAAGAACCTCCAATCTCCCTGTTGGCTAGGGCCCATTGGATTCTCAGCAGCATCAGAAAATCCAGTACAACAGAAATGGtgacacaattttaaaataaacaaagagtgTGCTTTCTGCAAAGTGAAATTGAGCACAAGAGTGGACATTTGGGGCTTTTTAGAGATAGTGGTACAGATAGATATGTGGAGCAAGACTCCCAGAGCACCCGATCTCTGATATCAGCAGCCAAACTGGAGGACCAGTCTCTTGCTCCACCTGGTTCACCTGGTCTTCCTGGGTCTCTGGTACTGCTCATACTGCTGGTACTACTGGTCCCCCGGGCCCTTCTGATCCACCTGGCCCACCCTGCCTACCTGATACTCCTGCTCTTTCTGGTCCTCCTGGTCTTCTTGATCCTTCTGGTCCTCTTGGACTTCTTCCTGGCCCTCTTGGACTTCCTGCTGGCCCTCTTGGACTTCCTGCTGGCCCTCTTGGACTTCCTCCTGGTCTTCTTGGACTTCCTGCTGGCCCTCTTGGACTTCCTGCTGGCCTTCTTGGACTTCCTGCTGGCCCTCTTGGACTTCCTCCTGGTCTTCTTGGACTTCCTGCTGGCCCTCTTGGACTTCCTGCTGGCCCTCTTGGACTTTCTGCTGGCCCTCTTGGATTTCCTGCTGGCCCTCTTGGACTTCCTCCTGGTTTTCTTGGACTTCCTGCTGgcccttttggacttcctccTGGCCCTCCTGGACTTCTTGCTGGCCCTCTCGGACTTCCTCCTGGCCCTCTTGGACTTCCTCCTGGTCTTCTTGGACTTCCTTCTGGTCCTCTTGGACTTCCTTCTGGTCCTCTTCATCTTCCTGGTCTTCCTGGTTCTCCTGGACATCCTCATCTGACTCTTCTCTCTCATCCATATCATCCACCTTGTGTACATGCCTCAACTCATACACATAAGTCACATGTCCCATCTCAGGTTCTGATTCAAAGCTCTGCCTTGAGTACATTTCTGAGGAAGAAAAGATTGGAATTCATGACAAAAAAGGCTAAATTACTAACATCCCAAAACAGATTACAcagatttctgtttatttcttgttATATATTATAGAAACAGGAAGGTACACTTTTACTCCATGTTATGGATTAGATGCACCAGGTACCAGGAGTAATTCaggacattattttaaaatctgttcacATTTGAAAATGAAGTAAAAGGAGGGAATGTCTCACTTTACCTCCATACACTCAAGCATAGGCAGGCACCCTACCCATTCACATTGTGTCTTTTCATTATAAAAGTTCTTTTGGCTCTGCTACTTGAATTTGGTATGTTTCAActaatcaaatcaaatcaaaccTAGTCATAAAGCACTTCTGAAAAACTAGGTTCCCAAGCAGACAGGATCTTGGATCTGCCTGAAGTGCTCTTGGAGGTGGTGTGACATGACTTTCCTTCAGCAGCCCCCAGAACATTATTTGAATAATGCAAAATGATAGAATCATTTCAGTACAGAGTTTGGCAGTTCTCTTCATACACTCTTCCCATAGGACCCAGTAGTCCCACTCCCAAGAATTTACCCAAATGCTTTAAAAGTGTATAGGCACACAAAAAACCTCTATGCAAATGTTTTAGTAGTTCTATTTATAATCACCAAAAACTTGGAACCAATCCAGATGTTCTTCTTCAgatgaattggaaaaaaaaaaaaacaacaacaacaacaaccgtggcgcattcataaaatgaagtacTACTTAGCAAGAAAAAAGGAATGAACCACTGGTTCACACATTTGAATCTTATATGCATTTTGTTAACAGAGACAGGCCAAAAAGGTTAgacattgtatgattccatttacatgacatTCTGGTAAAAGGAAACCGGAGATCAATGGAGTAGAGATCAATGGTTGCCAGAGGATGAGG
The genomic region above belongs to Ovis canadensis isolate MfBH-ARS-UI-01 breed Bighorn chromosome X, ARS-UI_OviCan_v2, whole genome shotgun sequence and contains:
- the PASD1 gene encoding circadian clock protein PASD1, coding for MGTICVLRAQTLQGFFRTNGPRPLVPNSDEDRLSEDHRSVQEEIRCFGMDSSEIEIVDAEEPANTIEIELSESSDSMDSFNENFVMSDDFNTVSLPSIPASPEMYSRQSFESEPEMGHVTYVYELRHVHKVDDMDEREESDEDVQENQEDQEDEEDQKEVQEDQKEVQEDQEEVQEGQEEVREGQQEVQEGQEEVQKGQQEVQENQEEVQEGQQEIQEGQQKVQEGQQEVQEGQQEVQEDQEEVQEGQQEVQEGQQEVQEGQQEVQEDQEEVQEGQQEVQEGQQEVQEGQEEVQEDQKDQEDQEDQKEQEYQPLQLSLDITSYIKRQEEEMMKKFQEQLNEKTQILQTEIKNQKSSLETLKEQLQDRNDSKSQALPSITGHVHSPDLLEPVPKKPRFEAMKSPFSDISEASSVGGSCLPHSAQISEELQQTFDTSSQVPNQEEVKQQQLQQQQQQLQQQQQQLQQQQQQEEQQQQQQQQQQQQQQQQQQQLLLLPEQPQQYNTTGENQVMHVFMPNQPSFSMLRYNEGFMPLSLPLPLPLRPPPPPPPPPPPPMFIPIQMVAEQQPSGYYRAGNLNASGYYRAESVNAPGYYRAENLSASGYYRAESLNAPGYYRAENFNASGYYRAENFNGPENGRFRFFPENHHQPRMNLFSMTHGPGSHAIYSASLPQTTTITHNPQLVTLETPQDYIRLWQRPQDTQSHVYQAVQMSNWVPNEQATVGQATCTQVAPTEQVQHSSGLQTVQASGNNGPNQLNSCMSSQQSHLNP